The Streptomyces sp. Alt3 genome has a segment encoding these proteins:
- the purB gene encoding adenylosuccinate lyase translates to MTAVSAKPRIPNVLAGRYASTELAVLWSPEQKVKLERQLWLAVLRAQKDLGIEVPDTAPADYERVIDQVDLASIAEREKVTRHDVKARIEEFNALAGHEQVHKGMTSRDLTENVEQLQIRLSLELMRDRTVAVLARLGKLSAEYGELVIAGRSHNVAAQATTLGKRFATAADELLVAYGRLEDLLGRYPLRGIKGPVGTSQDMLDLLGGDAGKLADLEQRIAGHLGFAHAFTSVGQVYPRSLDYDVVTALVQLAGAPSSVAKTIRLMAGHELVTEGFKPGQVGSSAMPHKMNTRSCERVNGLMVILRGYASMTGELAGDQWNEGDVSCSVVRRVALPDAFFAFDGLLETFLTVLDEFGAFPAVVARELDRYLPFLATTKVLMGAVRAGVGRELAHEAIKENAVASALAMREQGAERNELLDKLAADERIPLDRGELDGLMADKLSFTGAAGDQIAALVSRIEEIIKQHPQAAAYAPGSIL, encoded by the coding sequence GTGACTGCTGTGTCTGCGAAGCCTCGCATCCCCAATGTCCTGGCCGGCCGCTATGCCTCTACGGAGCTGGCCGTCCTCTGGTCCCCCGAGCAGAAGGTGAAGCTGGAACGTCAGCTGTGGCTGGCGGTGCTGCGCGCTCAGAAGGACCTCGGGATCGAGGTTCCCGACACGGCGCCGGCCGACTACGAGCGTGTGATCGACCAGGTCGACCTCGCCTCGATCGCCGAGCGTGAGAAGGTCACCCGGCACGACGTGAAGGCCCGGATCGAGGAATTCAACGCCCTCGCCGGCCATGAGCAGGTCCACAAGGGCATGACATCCCGGGACCTCACCGAGAATGTGGAGCAGCTGCAGATCCGGCTTTCGCTGGAACTGATGCGCGACCGCACGGTGGCTGTTCTCGCACGGCTGGGCAAGCTCTCGGCGGAATACGGCGAGCTGGTCATCGCGGGCCGCTCGCACAACGTCGCCGCGCAGGCGACGACGCTCGGCAAGCGCTTCGCCACCGCCGCGGACGAGCTCCTGGTGGCCTACGGCCGGCTGGAAGACCTGCTGGGCCGCTACCCGCTGCGCGGCATCAAGGGCCCCGTCGGCACTTCCCAGGACATGCTGGACCTGCTCGGTGGCGACGCCGGAAAGCTCGCCGATCTGGAGCAGCGCATCGCCGGTCACCTCGGTTTCGCGCACGCCTTCACCTCGGTCGGCCAGGTCTACCCCCGTTCCCTCGACTACGACGTGGTGACCGCGCTGGTGCAGCTGGCCGGAGCACCCTCCTCGGTCGCCAAGACCATCCGGCTGATGGCCGGGCACGAGCTGGTGACCGAGGGCTTCAAGCCGGGCCAGGTCGGCTCGTCGGCCATGCCGCACAAGATGAACACCCGCTCCTGCGAGCGCGTGAACGGCCTGATGGTGATTCTGCGCGGCTACGCCTCCATGACGGGCGAACTGGCCGGTGACCAGTGGAACGAGGGCGATGTGTCCTGCTCCGTGGTCCGCCGGGTGGCGCTGCCGGACGCGTTCTTCGCGTTCGACGGCCTGCTGGAGACCTTCCTCACCGTTCTCGACGAGTTCGGCGCCTTCCCCGCAGTCGTGGCCCGTGAGCTGGACCGTTACCTTCCCTTCCTGGCCACGACCAAGGTCCTGATGGGTGCGGTACGCGCGGGGGTCGGGCGCGAGCTCGCGCACGAGGCCATCAAGGAGAACGCAGTCGCCTCGGCGTTGGCCATGCGGGAGCAGGGCGCGGAGCGCAACGAACTGCTGGACAAGCTGGCCGCCGACGAGCGGATCCCCCTCGACCGAGGGGAGCTCGACGGCCTGATGGCGGACAAGCTCTCGTTCACCGGTGCGGCGGGCGACCAGATCGCCGCTCTGGTGTCCAGGATCGAGGAGATCATCAAGCAGCACCCCCAAGCCGCCGCTTACGCTCCCGGCTCCATCCTCTGA
- a CDS encoding RNA polymerase sigma factor has product MSTCTRSDAPSPSAAPPPQEDRPLPGRRLTEEEAFAAVYRGWRSLIHAMATRSLGDTHEAEDVTQQVFLGAWRGRAGFRPDRGPFGAWLVGIARRKIADALAARSRRLNLIDSVAHAVAPPGFRQGPDDVLDRMLVVDALSRLPRHQRQVLCLAFYEDLTQAQIAEWTGMPLGTVKSHARRGLHQLREGAEMNPADQDPA; this is encoded by the coding sequence ATGAGCACGTGCACGCGATCCGACGCTCCCTCACCGTCCGCTGCACCGCCCCCGCAGGAGGACCGGCCGCTCCCCGGCCGACGCCTGACGGAGGAGGAGGCGTTCGCGGCCGTGTACCGGGGGTGGCGTTCACTCATCCACGCGATGGCGACCCGTTCCCTGGGTGACACGCACGAGGCGGAGGACGTGACCCAGCAGGTCTTTCTCGGCGCATGGCGTGGACGAGCGGGCTTCCGCCCGGATCGAGGCCCTTTCGGAGCCTGGCTCGTCGGAATCGCACGCCGGAAGATCGCCGATGCTCTGGCAGCGAGGAGCAGGAGGCTGAACCTGATCGACTCGGTGGCACACGCCGTCGCCCCACCCGGGTTCCGGCAAGGACCGGACGACGTCCTGGACCGGATGCTCGTGGTCGACGCGCTGTCCCGCCTGCCTCGTCACCAACGCCAGGTGTTGTGTCTGGCCTTCTACGAGGACCTGACCCAGGCACAGATCGCCGAGTGGACCGGGATGCCGTTGGGCACGGTCAAGAGCCATGCGCGGCGAGGACTGCACCAGCTGCGCGAGGGAGCCGAGATGAACCCCGCCGACCAGGACCCGGCGTAG